In the genome of Streptomyces sp. V2I9, one region contains:
- a CDS encoding TetR/AcrR family transcriptional regulator, translating into MADSWTVQRTGPGDAARTQAREQLLEAARELYGVNGYRATAEHDVCEAARVPVEVLRQEYGSREGLLIALHNRVTTAGLRAMERALLTEGIENCSIAERVRLLFDAYVEAVTADPREARVTFVEVLGVSAVVDEHCKLWRALWTEFLTGEAERAVERGEAEDRDHRVDVMVMVGTVHELMAHHTRRSRRARPGEVSGELTELALTMLGSQRTG; encoded by the coding sequence GTGGCGGACAGCTGGACGGTTCAGCGGACCGGGCCCGGGGATGCCGCGCGCACGCAGGCGCGGGAACAACTCCTCGAAGCAGCCAGAGAGTTGTACGGGGTCAACGGCTACCGGGCGACCGCCGAGCACGATGTGTGCGAGGCGGCCCGCGTGCCGGTCGAGGTGCTGCGCCAGGAGTACGGCTCTCGGGAGGGCCTGCTCATCGCCCTCCACAACCGGGTCACCACGGCCGGGCTGAGGGCGATGGAACGCGCCCTGCTGACCGAGGGCATCGAGAACTGCTCGATCGCGGAGCGGGTCCGGCTGCTCTTCGACGCGTACGTGGAGGCCGTCACCGCCGACCCGCGTGAGGCTCGTGTGACCTTCGTCGAAGTGCTGGGCGTCAGCGCGGTGGTGGACGAACACTGCAAGCTGTGGCGGGCGCTGTGGACGGAGTTCCTGACCGGCGAGGCCGAACGCGCGGTCGAGCGCGGCGAGGCGGAGGACCGGGATCACCGGGTCGACGTGATGGTGATGGTCGGCACGGTCCACGAACTGATGGCCCACCACACCCGCCGCAGCCGCCGGGCCCGCCCCGGCGAGGTCTCGGGCGAACTGACGGAACTGGCCCTGACGATGCTGGGGTCGCAGCGGACCGGGTGA
- a CDS encoding GDSL-type esterase/lipase family protein, which translates to MTQVSIVTSQAGAVIGDDDAMRFLPVGDSMTIGATGDYTWRYRLWQHLEAHPGLPYEIVGPRTALYDTAANAPLSHTYADPSFPPAARRHLSGWGEGWLHMAPVIADAVRASGADVLLVSLGLIDLGFYTDAEQTAANARAFITAARTANPRVRMVLLPVIPNVRAETDAPFAASCAHFNELLAKAAADLDTPSSPILLASRPPAYDIHTDTYDGTHPGPTGEHKLAAAFADAMHRGWGLGGPYAGAPTAPSPATAPSPATAPTPAPPAQPLPA; encoded by the coding sequence ATGACCCAAGTGTCCATCGTCACGTCGCAGGCCGGAGCGGTGATCGGAGATGATGACGCCATGCGTTTTCTTCCGGTCGGCGATTCCATGACCATCGGCGCCACCGGCGACTACACCTGGCGCTACCGGCTGTGGCAGCACCTGGAGGCGCACCCCGGCCTCCCGTACGAGATCGTCGGCCCGCGCACGGCGCTGTACGACACCGCGGCGAACGCCCCGCTCTCCCACACCTACGCCGACCCGTCCTTCCCGCCGGCCGCCCGCCGCCATCTGTCCGGCTGGGGCGAGGGCTGGCTGCACATGGCCCCGGTGATCGCGGACGCGGTGCGCGCGTCCGGGGCGGACGTGCTGCTGGTCTCGCTCGGCCTGATAGACCTCGGGTTCTACACGGACGCCGAGCAGACGGCGGCCAACGCCCGCGCGTTCATCACGGCGGCGCGCACGGCGAACCCGCGCGTGCGGATGGTGCTGCTCCCGGTGATACCGAACGTCCGGGCCGAGACGGACGCCCCCTTCGCCGCCTCCTGCGCCCACTTCAACGAGCTGCTGGCCAAGGCGGCGGCCGATCTCGACACCCCGTCCTCACCGATCCTGCTGGCCTCGCGCCCCCCGGCGTACGACATCCACACGGACACCTACGACGGCACGCACCCCGGCCCGACGGGCGAACACAAACTCGCCGCCGCCTTCGCCGACGCGATGCACCGGGGGTGGGGACTGGGCGGCCCGTACGCGGGGGCGCCCACGGCCCCGTCCCCGGCCACGGCCCCGTCCCCGGCCACGGCCCCGACCCCGGCACCTCCGGCTCAGCCCCTGCCGGCCTGA
- a CDS encoding WD40 repeat domain-containing protein, whose protein sequence is MRSYPTGPAGRAATVLAAALAAALPLFAGAGPAVAEDGSPDRDFTIEDPRITESSGLAASRAHPGVYWTHNDSDDGPYVFAVDSRTGKTLATITLRGVGEPRDVEAISIGPDGDIYVGDIGDNLDGTWDHVWIYRFPEPKVLRDATVTAVQYDVKYADGARNAEAMMVHPKTGRVYIASKNEDGGGLYEGPAKLSAGAVNTFRRVDEVPWVTDGAFSPDGKRLTLRSYFSAREYAFENGRLGEDRSVAAPFQGQAESVTYTADGSALMFGSEGESSDVVRVDVEGGGLEGGQEQGKPSGSPGATGEAGDEEGGATGGGKGGAGVGAAVIVGVGVLWFALRRKRGQG, encoded by the coding sequence ATGCGCTCGTATCCGACCGGCCCGGCAGGCCGCGCCGCCACCGTACTCGCCGCCGCTCTCGCCGCCGCCCTGCCGCTGTTCGCCGGGGCCGGTCCGGCCGTGGCCGAGGACGGGAGTCCCGACCGTGACTTCACGATCGAGGACCCCCGTATCACCGAGTCCAGCGGCCTCGCCGCCAGCCGCGCGCACCCCGGCGTCTACTGGACCCACAACGACAGCGACGACGGCCCTTACGTCTTCGCCGTCGACTCCCGCACCGGGAAGACCCTCGCCACCATCACCCTGCGGGGGGTGGGGGAGCCGAGGGACGTCGAGGCGATCTCGATCGGGCCGGACGGCGACATCTACGTCGGCGACATCGGCGACAACCTCGACGGCACCTGGGACCACGTGTGGATCTACCGCTTCCCCGAGCCGAAGGTCCTGCGCGACGCGACTGTCACCGCCGTCCAGTACGACGTGAAGTACGCCGACGGGGCCCGCAACGCCGAGGCGATGATGGTCCACCCGAAGACCGGCCGCGTCTACATCGCCTCCAAGAACGAGGACGGCGGCGGCCTCTACGAAGGCCCCGCGAAGCTCTCCGCCGGAGCCGTGAACACCTTCCGGCGGGTGGACGAGGTGCCCTGGGTCACCGACGGGGCCTTCTCGCCGGACGGGAAGCGCCTGACGCTGCGCTCGTACTTCAGCGCCCGCGAGTACGCCTTCGAGAACGGCCGCCTCGGCGAGGACCGGTCGGTCGCCGCCCCGTTCCAGGGGCAGGCGGAGTCGGTGACGTACACGGCGGACGGTTCGGCCCTGATGTTCGGCTCCGAGGGGGAGAGCAGCGATGTCGTCCGGGTGGACGTGGAGGGCGGCGGCCTCGAGGGCGGCCAGGAGCAGGGGAAGCCCTCGGGGAGCCCCGGCGCCACCGGCGAAGCCGGTGACGAGGAGGGCGGCGCCACGGGCGGCGGCAAGGGGGGAGCGGGGGTCGGCGCGGCGGTCATCGTCGGGGTGGGCGTCCTGTGGTTCGCGCTCCGGCGGAAGCGGGGGCAGGGCTGA
- a CDS encoding PPOX class F420-dependent oxidoreductase encodes MDASRELAPFVKQYAVLLSTHRQDGTSVGTPVNIAVEGDHAFIRTFSSAWKVERMRNHPRVEIAPCTVRGSPTGPQIRAHARLLRPGTKENTHAARMLSRKYPIVQGVLVPLAHRLKRDRTLHYEVWPVTDDD; translated from the coding sequence ATGGACGCCAGCCGGGAGCTCGCTCCTTTCGTCAAGCAGTACGCCGTCCTCCTGAGCACCCACCGCCAGGACGGGACCTCCGTCGGCACCCCGGTCAACATCGCCGTCGAGGGCGATCACGCGTTCATCCGCACGTTCTCGTCCGCCTGGAAGGTCGAGCGGATGCGCAACCACCCGCGCGTGGAGATCGCCCCCTGCACGGTCCGGGGCAGCCCCACCGGACCGCAGATCAGGGCGCACGCCCGGCTGCTGCGACCGGGAACGAAGGAGAACACGCACGCGGCGCGGATGCTGTCGCGCAAGTACCCGATCGTGCAGGGCGTCCTGGTCCCGCTCGCCCACCGGCTGAAACGGGACCGGACGCTGCACTACGAGGTGTGGCCGGTGACGGACGACGACTGA
- a CDS encoding TetR/AcrR family transcriptional regulator — protein sequence MAKDGTTAAADGTATGSGDTARSLELLWGTGERPSRGPKPGLTLDRIVTAAVAVADAEGLPAVSMRRLSTELGTGTMSLYRYVPGKAELLDLMLDRVLGEPLPAATGEPDGAAAAEASGAAADTPGTAAVGTPATGPGDWRAAVDTMARSYLDNLRRHPWLLKINQARTVLGPSALRGLELALTGLRGMRLRDPELIGVIITVNSFVEGLARTRADAAEAVRQTGLSDEEFWDRQRPYLERAMLSGAYPVMANMAEDTFSAEFDHFEFGLRRLIAGFEALVRERTAERGAART from the coding sequence ATGGCGAAAGACGGAACGACAGCGGCGGCGGACGGCACGGCCACCGGGAGCGGCGACACCGCGCGCAGTCTGGAGCTCCTGTGGGGCACCGGGGAACGGCCGAGCCGCGGCCCCAAACCGGGCCTCACGCTGGACCGGATCGTCACCGCCGCCGTCGCCGTCGCGGACGCGGAGGGGCTGCCCGCCGTCTCCATGCGCCGCCTCTCCACCGAGCTGGGCACGGGCACGATGTCGCTCTACCGGTACGTCCCCGGCAAGGCGGAGCTGCTGGACCTGATGCTCGACCGCGTCCTGGGCGAACCGCTGCCCGCCGCGACGGGGGAACCTGATGGCGCGGCCGCCGCCGAGGCGTCCGGGGCCGCCGCCGACACGCCCGGAACGGCCGCCGTCGGCACGCCCGCGACCGGTCCCGGCGACTGGCGCGCGGCCGTCGACACCATGGCCCGGTCCTACCTGGACAACCTGCGCCGCCACCCCTGGCTGCTGAAGATCAACCAGGCTCGTACGGTGCTCGGCCCCAGCGCCCTGCGAGGACTGGAACTGGCGCTCACCGGCCTGCGGGGCATGAGACTGCGCGACCCCGAGCTGATCGGCGTGATCATCACGGTGAACAGCTTCGTGGAGGGGCTCGCCCGCACGCGGGCGGACGCTGCGGAGGCGGTACGGCAGACGGGGCTGAGCGACGAGGAGTTCTGGGACCGCCAGCGCCCCTATCTGGAGCGGGCCATGCTCAGCGGTGCGTACCCCGTGATGGCGAACATGGCCGAGGACACCTTCAGCGCCGAGTTCGACCATTTCGAGTTCGGGCTGCGGCGGCTGATCGCCGGCTTCGAGGCGCTGGTCCGGGAACGGACCGCGGAACGGGGTGCGGCCCGCACATGA
- a CDS encoding ATP-binding cassette domain-containing protein yields the protein MSRAGSGPSSGYAVLAEGVVKRYRGKGGAEKRALDGFDLAVRPGTVHGLLGPNGAGKTTAVRVLATLLRYDAGRAEVAGLDVAREPRRVRSRIGLTGQYAAVDEGLTGRQNLEMFGRLFHLGNRRARQRAGELLDRFDLTGAADRPATAYSGGMRRRLDLASSMILHPDVLFLDEPTTGLDPRGRGEVWDAVRALVAGGTTVLLTTQYLDEADRLASRITVIDRGRAIADDTPDALKNRVGGDRIEVVAAEAADLAAVARAVDRVAAGGRVVTDIPARRVHAQVADRVAALTEVARGLQDDGIAVEDIGLRRPSLDDVFLRLTGHGAADADADHATGHHDAPEVAA from the coding sequence ATGTCCCGCGCGGGCTCGGGTCCCTCGTCCGGGTACGCGGTGCTCGCCGAGGGCGTCGTGAAGCGGTACCGGGGGAAGGGCGGGGCGGAGAAGCGGGCACTCGACGGATTCGACCTCGCCGTCCGCCCCGGCACCGTCCACGGCCTGCTCGGGCCGAACGGGGCCGGGAAGACCACCGCCGTGCGGGTCCTCGCCACCCTCCTGCGGTACGACGCGGGGCGGGCCGAGGTCGCCGGGCTCGACGTGGCGCGCGAACCCCGCCGCGTACGGAGCCGGATCGGGCTCACCGGCCAGTACGCGGCCGTCGACGAGGGCCTCACCGGGCGGCAGAACCTGGAGATGTTCGGCCGCCTCTTCCACCTGGGCAACCGCCGGGCCCGGCAGCGCGCCGGGGAACTGCTGGACCGGTTCGACCTGACCGGGGCGGCCGACCGGCCGGCCACGGCGTACAGCGGCGGCATGCGGCGGCGGCTCGACCTCGCCTCCTCGATGATCCTCCACCCCGACGTGCTCTTCCTGGACGAGCCGACGACCGGGCTCGACCCGCGCGGCCGGGGCGAAGTCTGGGACGCGGTGCGGGCGTTGGTGGCGGGCGGGACGACGGTGCTGCTGACCACGCAGTACCTGGACGAGGCGGACCGCCTGGCCTCGCGCATCACCGTCATCGACCGGGGGCGGGCCATCGCCGACGACACCCCGGACGCGCTCAAGAACCGCGTGGGCGGCGACCGGATCGAGGTGGTGGCCGCCGAGGCGGCCGACCTCGCGGCGGTGGCCAGGGCCGTCGACCGGGTGGCCGCCGGCGGACGCGTCGTCACCGACATCCCGGCCCGCCGCGTGCACGCGCAGGTCGCCGACCGGGTCGCCGCGCTCACCGAGGTGGCCCGCGGCCTCCAGGACGACGGGATCGCGGTGGAGGACATCGGCCTGCGCCGGCCCAGCCTGGACGACGTGTTCCTGCGGCTGACGGGCCACGGCGCGGCCGACGCGGACGCGGACCACGCGACCGGCCACCACGACGCCCCGGAGGTGGCGGCATGA
- a CDS encoding ABC transporter permease: MTTLDTNPEVTGDRPAGRGRDHGTAYWAVSDCWNITRRTLTHYQRQPAAIGWQLGFPILSLLLYGYVFGSAMKVPGGGDYREFLMPGMFAMTMAMGFMNTAVAVVTDASKGVVDRFRSMPMAPSAFASGRGAADLVVAVAELTILAVTALLIGWRADGGVPAALGAFGLLLLLRFSLIWVGVWLGMLVPTPEAAGGLYAVAFPVTMISSTFVSPSLMPDWLGFLAAWNPVSSTATATRELFGNPVAGGGFWVEEHALLMAVVWPLVLTLVFLPLAVRRFQRLSR, encoded by the coding sequence ATGACCACGCTCGACACGAACCCCGAGGTGACCGGTGACCGGCCCGCGGGCCGGGGCCGCGACCACGGCACGGCGTACTGGGCGGTCTCCGACTGCTGGAACATCACCCGGCGCACCCTCACCCACTACCAGCGCCAACCCGCCGCGATCGGCTGGCAACTCGGCTTCCCGATCCTCTCGCTCCTGCTGTACGGGTACGTCTTCGGCAGCGCGATGAAGGTGCCCGGCGGCGGGGACTACCGGGAGTTCCTGATGCCCGGCATGTTCGCGATGACCATGGCGATGGGCTTCATGAACACCGCCGTCGCCGTCGTCACCGACGCCTCCAAGGGGGTCGTCGACCGCTTCCGGTCCATGCCGATGGCCCCCTCCGCGTTCGCGTCCGGGCGCGGGGCGGCCGACCTGGTGGTCGCCGTTGCCGAACTGACCATCCTGGCCGTCACGGCGCTGCTGATCGGCTGGCGCGCCGACGGCGGGGTACCGGCCGCGCTCGGGGCGTTCGGGCTGCTCCTGCTGCTGCGGTTCAGCCTGATCTGGGTGGGCGTCTGGCTGGGCATGCTGGTCCCCACCCCGGAGGCGGCCGGCGGGCTGTACGCGGTCGCCTTCCCCGTCACGATGATCTCCAGCACCTTCGTCTCCCCGTCCCTGATGCCGGACTGGCTCGGCTTCCTCGCCGCCTGGAACCCGGTCTCCTCGACCGCGACGGCCACCCGGGAGCTGTTCGGCAACCCCGTGGCGGGCGGCGGCTTCTGGGTCGAGGAACACGCCCTGCTGATGGCGGTGGTGTGGCCGCTGGTGCTCACGCTGGTCTTTCTGCCGCTGGCGGTCCGCCGTTTCCAGCGCCTGAGCCGGTGA
- a CDS encoding GNAT family N-acetyltransferase, which translates to MPTTPAPPPPPFTTARLDALPLDPAYADAMAGVLADPALYRFTGGEPPAPAVLRSRYERQCAGSPDAGELWWNWVLRVREGGALAGYVQATVRGSRAEIAWVIGTPWQGRGYAGEAAKGLAAHLASAGGVRELLAHIHPGHAASEAVARSAGLRPTEEWEDGERRWAARTPVPDVP; encoded by the coding sequence GTGCCGACGACTCCCGCACCCCCGCCGCCGCCCTTCACCACCGCCCGCCTCGACGCGCTCCCCCTCGACCCGGCGTACGCCGACGCGATGGCGGGCGTCCTCGCGGACCCGGCGCTGTACCGGTTCACCGGGGGCGAGCCGCCCGCCCCGGCCGTGCTGCGCTCCCGCTACGAACGGCAGTGCGCCGGTTCGCCGGACGCGGGGGAGCTGTGGTGGAACTGGGTGCTCCGGGTCCGTGAGGGCGGGGCCCTGGCCGGATACGTCCAGGCGACCGTACGGGGCTCCCGCGCCGAGATCGCCTGGGTGATCGGTACGCCGTGGCAGGGCCGGGGCTACGCGGGCGAGGCGGCGAAGGGCCTCGCGGCGCACCTGGCGTCGGCCGGCGGCGTCCGCGAACTCCTCGCCCACATCCACCCCGGCCACGCGGCGTCCGAGGCGGTGGCGCGGTCGGCGGGGCTCCGGCCGACCGAGGAGTGGGAGGACGGCGAACGGCGGTGGGCTGCCCGCACCCCCGTGCCGGACGTCCCCTAG
- a CDS encoding class I SAM-dependent methyltransferase gives MTGPDFLHTTRASYDAIATGYADWTRDELAAKPLERGLLTAFAELAARTARDGASLPLADVGCGTGRVTGYLHGLGLGLDVFGIDLAPRMLAEARKDHPGLRFEEGSMLALDLPDASLGGLLAWYSTIHVPDEELPRAFAEFRRVLAPGAPVLLGFQVGDEALRMTEALGEEVALVFHRRQPERMAELLREAGLDIVSVTRRERETDGPFPERTPQGFVLARGPVVSGGCEDGDISTAN, from the coding sequence ATGACCGGACCTGACTTCCTGCACACCACCCGTGCCTCGTACGACGCCATCGCCACCGGCTACGCGGACTGGACCCGCGACGAGCTGGCCGCCAAACCGCTGGAGCGGGGTCTGCTGACCGCCTTCGCGGAACTCGCGGCCCGCACGGCGCGCGACGGCGCCTCGCTTCCGCTGGCGGACGTCGGCTGCGGTACCGGCCGGGTGACCGGGTATCTGCACGGACTCGGCCTGGGACTCGACGTGTTCGGGATCGACCTCGCCCCGCGGATGCTGGCCGAGGCGCGCAAGGACCACCCCGGCCTGCGTTTCGAGGAGGGCTCCATGCTCGCTCTCGACCTGCCGGACGCGTCGCTGGGCGGCCTGCTCGCCTGGTACTCGACGATCCATGTCCCGGACGAGGAACTGCCGCGTGCCTTCGCGGAGTTCCGCCGTGTCCTCGCGCCGGGGGCGCCCGTGCTGCTGGGCTTCCAGGTGGGGGACGAGGCGTTGCGGATGACGGAGGCGCTCGGTGAGGAGGTCGCGCTCGTCTTCCACCGCCGGCAGCCGGAGCGGATGGCGGAGCTGCTGCGGGAGGCGGGGCTGGACATCGTGTCCGTGACCCGGCGGGAGCGGGAGACGGACGGGCCGTTCCCGGAGCGGACGCCGCAGGGGTTCGTCCTGGCGCGCGGGCCGGTTGTCAGTGGCGGCTGTGAGGATGGGGACATCAGCACCGCGAACTGA
- a CDS encoding DUF4259 domain-containing protein, translated as MGAWDIGHFDNDTAADFGGRVDDADAEKKADVLREVLAAVAGTGGEDYADGEEAVAAAALVAAQCPGGEPVTTAYGPKEPLPPLPADLRPLAVRALDRLTAPNAEPLDLWADAGEDQAWLAGITALRAVLVAAPGE; from the coding sequence ATGGGCGCCTGGGACATCGGCCACTTCGACAACGACACCGCGGCCGACTTCGGCGGGCGGGTGGACGACGCCGACGCCGAGAAGAAGGCGGATGTGCTCCGGGAGGTCCTGGCCGCCGTCGCGGGCACAGGGGGTGAGGACTACGCGGACGGCGAGGAGGCGGTCGCCGCCGCCGCGCTGGTCGCCGCCCAGTGCCCCGGGGGCGAGCCGGTCACCACCGCGTACGGCCCGAAGGAGCCCCTGCCCCCGCTCCCCGCCGACCTGCGCCCGCTGGCCGTCCGTGCGCTGGACCGGCTCACCGCGCCGAACGCCGAGCCGCTGGACCTGTGGGCGGACGCCGGCGAGGACCAGGCGTGGCTGGCGGGGATAACCGCGCTGCGGGCGGTGCTGGTGGCGGCGCCGGGGGAGTAG
- a CDS encoding Uma2 family endonuclease, with amino-acid sequence MSAAAVEHPGDDQPETLLETANRLAEQLPGHRVEIIGGVITVAPPLDGPHADALTTLMVPFLAAGLHGEESRVLQGIGLWLPGGPQDFAIPDLAIVDADSDEHLAENTCYDPACFRLVLEVTSGNYQNDLRNKVTAYAQAKIPVYVIVDRKHSRVHVLTEPLPGGYDRHEVYAPGQQAPLPASIGAELALDVDGIVRAGRSKR; translated from the coding sequence ATGTCTGCGGCAGCAGTCGAGCACCCCGGTGACGACCAGCCGGAAACGCTGCTCGAAACGGCGAACCGTCTCGCTGAGCAGCTTCCGGGGCATCGCGTCGAGATCATCGGAGGCGTCATCACCGTGGCACCACCTCTGGACGGCCCGCATGCCGACGCGCTGACCACGCTCATGGTCCCCTTCCTCGCGGCAGGTCTCCACGGCGAGGAGTCGAGAGTCCTCCAGGGCATCGGCCTCTGGCTCCCCGGCGGCCCCCAGGACTTCGCGATCCCCGATCTGGCGATCGTCGACGCCGACTCCGACGAGCACCTGGCCGAGAACACCTGCTACGACCCCGCCTGCTTCCGGCTCGTCCTGGAGGTCACCTCCGGGAACTACCAGAACGACCTCCGCAACAAGGTCACCGCCTACGCCCAGGCCAAGATCCCGGTGTACGTCATCGTCGACCGCAAGCACAGCCGGGTCCACGTCCTGACCGAACCGCTCCCCGGCGGCTACGACCGGCACGAGGTCTACGCCCCCGGCCAGCAGGCCCCGCTGCCCGCCTCGATCGGCGCCGAACTCGCCCTGGACGTGGACGGGATCGTGCGCGCGGGCCGCTCGAAACGCTGA
- the serC gene encoding phosphoserine transaminase gives MADIQIPADIKPADGRFGAGPSKVRTEALDALAATGTSLLGTSHRQAPVKNLVGEVRDGVRSLFSLPEGYEVILGNGGSTAFWDIAAHGLIESKSQHLSFGEFSSKFAKAAKLAPWLSDPSVIASEPGTHPEPRAEAGVDVYALTHNETSTGVAAPVERVAGADEGALVLVDATSGAGGLPVDITESDVYYFAPQKSFASDGGLWIGVFSPAALERAARVHASGRHIPEFFSLPTAIDNSLKNQTYNTPALATLFLLNEQLTWMNSQGGLDFTTGRTAASSQHLYGWADASKYATPFVTDPAKRSQVIGTIDFADEIDAAAVAKVLRANGIVDTEPYRKLGRNQLRVAMFPAIDPADVQALTACVDYVIEKL, from the coding sequence GTGGCCGACATCCAGATTCCCGCTGACATCAAGCCCGCAGACGGACGCTTCGGCGCCGGTCCCTCCAAGGTGCGGACGGAGGCGCTCGACGCGCTGGCCGCCACCGGCACCTCTCTCCTCGGCACGTCCCACCGCCAGGCCCCGGTCAAGAACCTGGTCGGCGAGGTACGGGACGGCGTGCGCAGCCTCTTCTCCCTCCCCGAGGGGTATGAGGTGATCCTCGGCAACGGCGGCTCCACCGCCTTCTGGGACATCGCGGCGCACGGTCTGATCGAGTCGAAGTCCCAGCACCTGAGCTTCGGCGAGTTCTCGTCGAAGTTCGCCAAGGCCGCGAAGCTCGCGCCCTGGCTGTCCGACCCCTCCGTGATCGCCTCCGAGCCGGGCACCCACCCGGAGCCGCGGGCCGAGGCGGGCGTGGATGTCTACGCCCTCACCCACAACGAGACCTCGACGGGTGTCGCGGCCCCGGTCGAGCGCGTCGCCGGCGCCGACGAGGGCGCCCTCGTGCTGGTGGACGCGACCTCCGGCGCGGGCGGCCTGCCGGTCGACATCACCGAGTCCGACGTCTACTACTTCGCCCCGCAGAAGTCCTTCGCCTCGGACGGCGGCCTGTGGATCGGCGTGTTCTCCCCGGCGGCGCTGGAGCGCGCGGCCCGCGTCCACGCCTCGGGCCGGCACATCCCGGAGTTCTTCTCGCTGCCCACGGCGATCGACAACTCCCTGAAGAACCAGACGTACAACACCCCGGCGCTGGCCACCCTCTTCCTGCTGAACGAGCAGCTGACGTGGATGAACAGCCAGGGCGGCCTGGACTTCACGACGGGCCGCACGGCCGCGTCCTCCCAGCACCTGTACGGCTGGGCCGACGCGTCGAAGTACGCCACCCCGTTCGTCACGGACCCGGCGAAGCGCTCGCAGGTCATCGGCACGATCGATTTCGCGGACGAGATCGACGCGGCGGCCGTCGCCAAGGTGCTGCGCGCCAACGGCATCGTGGACACCGAGCCGTACCGCAAGCTGGGCCGCAACCAGCTGCGCGTGGCGATGTTCCCGGCGATCGACCCGGCGGACGTGCAGGCGCTGACCGCGTGCGTCGACTACGTGATCGAGAAGCTGTAA
- a CDS encoding cytochrome P450 yields MTRIALDPFVRDLDGESAALRAAGPLAEVELPGGVHVYAVTRHQEARALLTDSRVVKDINVWNAWQRGEIPADWPLIGLANPGRSMLTVDGPDHRRLRTLVAQALTVKRVEKLRAGIEALTNASLEKLAALPAGEPVDLKAEFAYPLPMNVISELMGVDAADHPRLKELFEKFFSTQTPPEEVPQMMADLGALFTKIVEEKKANPGDDLTSALIAASENGDHLTDEEILNTLQLIIAAGHETTISLIVNVVEALAVHPEQRAKVLNGEIPWEGVIEETLRWNTPTSHVLIRFATEDIEVGDKVLPKGEGLIISFGALGRDEEQYGPTAGEFDATRTPNRHIAFGHGPHVCPGAALSRLEAAIALPALYERFPELDLAVPASELRNKPIVTQNDLYELPVKLGCPFGHDA; encoded by the coding sequence ATGACCCGCATCGCCCTCGATCCCTTCGTCAGAGACCTCGACGGCGAGAGCGCCGCACTGCGGGCGGCCGGTCCGCTCGCGGAGGTGGAGCTTCCGGGCGGAGTGCACGTCTACGCGGTCACCCGCCACCAGGAGGCCCGCGCGCTGCTCACCGACAGCCGGGTGGTCAAGGACATCAACGTCTGGAACGCCTGGCAGCGCGGCGAGATACCGGCGGACTGGCCGCTGATCGGCCTGGCCAACCCCGGCCGCTCGATGCTGACGGTCGACGGCCCGGACCACCGCCGCCTCCGTACGCTGGTGGCACAGGCGCTGACGGTGAAGCGGGTGGAGAAGCTGCGCGCCGGGATCGAGGCGCTGACGAACGCGAGCCTGGAGAAGCTGGCCGCGCTGCCCGCCGGGGAGCCGGTGGACCTGAAGGCCGAGTTCGCCTACCCGCTGCCGATGAACGTGATCAGCGAGCTGATGGGCGTGGACGCGGCGGACCACCCGCGGCTGAAGGAGCTGTTCGAGAAGTTCTTCTCGACGCAGACGCCGCCGGAGGAGGTCCCGCAGATGATGGCGGACCTCGGGGCCCTCTTCACCAAGATCGTCGAGGAGAAGAAGGCGAACCCGGGCGACGACCTGACCAGCGCTCTGATCGCGGCCTCCGAGAACGGTGACCACCTCACCGACGAGGAGATCCTCAACACCCTCCAGCTGATCATCGCCGCCGGGCACGAGACCACGATCAGCCTGATCGTCAACGTGGTCGAGGCCCTCGCGGTCCACCCCGAGCAGCGCGCGAAGGTGCTGAACGGGGAGATCCCGTGGGAGGGCGTGATCGAGGAGACGCTGCGCTGGAACACCCCGACCTCGCACGTCCTGATCCGCTTCGCGACGGAGGACATCGAGGTCGGCGACAAGGTGCTCCCGAAGGGCGAGGGCCTGATCATCTCGTTCGGCGCGCTGGGCCGGGACGAGGAGCAGTACGGCCCGACGGCGGGCGAGTTCGACGCGACCCGCACCCCGAACCGCCACATCGCCTTCGGCCACGGTCCGCACGTCTGCCCGGGTGCGGCGCTGTCCCGCCTGGAGGCGGCGATCGCGCTGCCCGCCCTGTACGAGCGGTTCCCCGAGCTGGATCTGGCGGTCCCGGCGTCCGAGCTGCGCAACAAGCCGATCGTGACGCAGAACGACCTGTACGAACTGCCGGTGAAGCTGGGCTGCCCGTTCGGCCACGACGCGTAG